GCTTGGCGGGCGAGGAGGCGCACCCTTGTTAGGTGCGGTGACGAGACCGTACGAGCCAAGATGCTGTACGGGCTGGGATGCGATGCGCCCGGGCCTATTGCGGGATCTAGGATCAAGGCGAAGCGCCCGAGCGGACCTTGAGGGCGTAGCGGCGCACGCCGGCCCCACGGACATCGTCCAGCACCGCCATCACCTTGGCATACGGCAAACGCTCATCCGCCGCCAGCACCACCTGCAAGGCGGTGTCGCGGCGCGAGAGGTCGGTCAAAATCCGTCGCAGGCCGGGGCGATCGAAGGCTCTGCCGTCCAAGCGCACGATGCCAGACGGATCCAGCGAAACCAACACGGACGTGGGCGCGGAGCTTTGCGCCTTGGAAGCGGAAGGCAACCGGATGGGCACCGCCGCGGAATCGACCGCTTGGGTCACCAGCAGGAAAATGATCAACAGCACCAGCATGATGTCCACCAGCGGCGTCATGTTGATCGCCGCGATGGGTCTGCGTGGTGCGGCGGCGTCGCCGGCCATTTATCTGCCCGAGTTTCCGGAGCGAGAGGCCGCGTCCAGCGAAGCGGCCACCATCAGGATCCGCAGCTCGCGGGCCCGGGCGCCCAACTCGATGGCGCGCACCTGGAGCGTGTTGTAGACCCAGATGGCGGGAATGGCCACGAACAATCCCACCGCCGTGGCCACCAGGGCCTCCGCGATGGCGGTCATCACCGCTTGCGGGCCACCACCGGCTCGTCCCAGTGCCGCGAAGGCGTCCAGGATTCCGCAAACGGTTCCGAACAATCCAATGAACGGCGCGTTGGAGCCGATGGTTCCCAAGCGGGCCAAGCCACGCTCCATCTTGCGCTGCTCGGAGGATTCACAGGCGGTGAGCACCTGCTCCAAGGCTTCCGGAGCCAGCTCGCGGGAGTTCAATCCCATGCGGGTCAATCGGCCCGCCACCGTTTCCGGCAAGGTCGCCAACAACGCCTTCGCTCCCGCGTCGCTGGACATCGCGGGAACCAGAACCTCTTCATAGCGCACCGGGTCGCGCTCTTCGCGGCGAAGCCGGCGATGCGCGATCCATCCCGTCCAGGCCACCAGCCCGCACAGGAACACCAACAAGGCCATCACCGCGCGCGCCGCCCACAGAGCCGCCGCGTGCAAGGGGCCTTGTCGGAAATCCAACATGCGTCCCAGAGTGGCGCTCCATCCGGAGGGCTTTTCCACATGGAAAAAGCCTTCGCCTTCGGAACTTCCCACGCCCGGATCCACAGGCATCAAACCGGACCCGCTTGACAAAATCTGCTTGGCGGAATCGGACAGGTCTTCGCGCCATTCCCAGGCGCCACCCTGCCCCGACCTGACCAAGGCTCCGTGGATGCGACCGTCTTCGGAAGTGTACCAGCCACCCAAGGCTCCCCAGACCACCACGGCCCCCTTGGTCGCCTCGCCTTCCGGCCTGGGCAGGTCTCCGCGGGCGGAATCCAAGACTCCGGCCCGACGCCATTCGCGACGCCATGCTTCCACCACGCTCGGCAAGGTGGTTTCCACCGCACCGGCCTCCGCCACCAGGCGCCTGGTGGAATCCACGCTGCGGACACGTTCCTCGCGCTGGAACGGAATCCCTCGCGAGACCCGCTCGCCCAAGGCTTCCAACCGGCCGGACAATTCCCGTCGCACGCCGTCCAACGGGTCCGATGGGTCCGAGACAGGCAAGGACGGAACGGAAGCCACCTGGTCGCGGCTCAGCCTGCGCCAGTCCAGATCCATCTGGGAACGCTCCTGGCGCACCGATTCCAGGCTGTCGCGGACCTGCACGAATTCGTCGTTGGACGCGTCGCGCTCGGCCAAATCCTGACGTCTCTTCTCCCAACGGGAGGCCACGAGGCTGTCGCGAAGCTTCTGGAGTTTCGCCAATTCCAGGCGTTGGGTTTTTGTGGCCGCCGCAGGAGGAGGGTCGGCGGAAAAGAGGAGAGCGGAAAGGGCGAGAACAATCATTTCGCCACCTCCGCGCGCACCGGCAACTGGATCCAGGCGGGATTGCCCTCACCGGACAACACACGCGCCGCGCGAGTCATCTCCTTCACGGATTTCGGATCCAGTGGAATCCACTTCCCATTGGGCAACTTCCAATCAGCGGCCTGACCTTCGCGATCCACGAACGCCTGGCTCGCCGTGCCGAGATCGATCCAATGCCCTTTCCGCGTGCGTCCATCACTGCCCGTGCGCGAACCCGCGCGAACCCGGATGGAAGAGGCCAGATCCAGTCGTTCGGAGAGGTCATCCAGAAAACGTGCCAAGGCTTCGTCAGGGACCTGCCGTCCCGCCCGCAGACCTTTGACCAACCCTGTCCACCGATCCGCCACCACTTGGCTGTCCACACCGCTCACCAAAGGCAGAGTCTTTTCGATTTCCGTGGCCAAGACGGCGGCCAAGGCTTCCCGGCGCACGGAGGCACTGGACTTTGGAGGTGGAGCTGGAGGCTTGGGCCGGCTTTCGCGCTCCACCAACCCACGCAGGCTGTCCCGTTCCCGGGCCAGACGCGCCGCATCCGACCGCATGGAAGCGATGCGTGCACGTGATTGGGCCTGCCAAGTGGCCTGCCGGGCGGAATCGGCGGAGATGCCCCGTCGCTCCTCGTCGGCCAGGGTCTTGAGGCGCTGGATTTCGCGAGCGACCTCGTCGGAGGACTGGGCGAAGGTCGCCATCGAAAGGATGCCGACCGTAAGGAGAAGAAAACGGACCATGGAGCGGTCAATCTACCAAATTGGCGACCGCCGTGCCGGGCATGAATCACTTGGGGTCACATTCACAGATTCATTTCCGGTGAACTGAAAGCCCAGACAAAAGAAAACCCCCGACGGCATGCCGCGGAGGTTCTCGAAGCCTGGAAGGATTCGATCAGGCGAGAACGGGCTTGCCCACGGGCAGAATCGTCCGTCCGTACAGGGGGTTCAAGATGGCGGCGGCCATCATGTACCAGGCGCCCAGAGCGCAGAACACGAGGTCGATCGCGGCGTAGAAGGCGAACTTGTGGTCCACGAACTTGGAAATGTCCAGCAGGATGAACCCGATCACCAGCGTGGTGAAGGTGAAAGCCATGGCCTTGGAGATTTTCAGCGATCCCACCCACAGGATGATGGAGAACAGGGTCCAGGCGACCAGGAACCAGCCCATCTCGTTGTCGTTGGTGGTGAAGAGTCCGGTCTTGTTGAAGATCCAGATCAGGCAAAGCGCGATCCAGAACGCGCCGTAGGAGGTGAACGCGCAGTATCCGAAATTGTTGCCCATGCTCTTTTCCTGCAAGCCGGCGATCAGCTGGGCGACGCCGCCGAACACCAGGCCCAACGCCACCACGGCGCCAATTTCCGGCACCAATCCCAGATTGTGGAACTGGAGCATCAAGGTGGTGAGGCCAAAACCGGCCAAACCGACGACAGCTGGATTTCCTTGGGTACCGTTGGACATCTGATTCCTCGAAAACGTGAGAAGGCTGAAAAAGGGCGCGCAAAGATAAGACTAACGGATCCGGTTTTCCAGATCGTATGCGTCATCCGATCTCGCACAGCCATTCCCAACACAGTCAGACCGCTCCAAGCGCCCCGTCGAAATGCATCGCGGCTTCCGGTGGAATCAATCCCTCTCCCTCCAAACCCAACCGTCTGTCTCGACACCTGGCTGGAATTCGAACTGGAAAACAGAGTGTGTGAGGGGGCTCATCACCTCCGCATGGACCACCTCGCCTTTGCCTAGCTTCCAGCCACGAGGAAGCTCCAACTCGGCTTCGCAATCGTCGTCGTCCCTACCAAAACAAAGCTCCAGGGGAAATTGCTTGCCCCAATCCAGGTTGGCACCCACCACCCGCAACGAATTCACCACCAGAGGAACTCCACCCGCGCGGAGGGTCAACCTCTGCTTGCCGTCTTTTCCCTTGTTGATCTCGGCGGTGGACATGGAAATCCTGTTCGGCTCCGTGATTTCCTCCAAGTAAAACCGACGGGAATCCTGGAAGAGCTCAGCCCCCTCCGTTTCCGCCTGGAATTCGGCTCCAGGGGTGTGGATCATCCCCCCTTGGAGAAGCTGACGGTCAATCCAGATTCCCTTCGCCTTCGAGCGCTGAGCCAGGAATTTTCTTCCCAGCGATTTCGAAGACGTGCCCGACCCCGCGTCGACCGTGAAGACCAGACCATGGATCGAAATTTCCGTGAGGGAGTCGACCATCAGGAACGTTCGATCCGATTCCGGATCCTCGGACTTCTCGGCCAGTTGGAGAATCGAACCCCTGCGCACCCCTGGAATCTCCTGCCGAAGGGTCTCCGCCCGCCTGAACATCGAATCCCGCTCCTCGATGTCCGCTTTTCGCTGCTCGATGAACCCGTTCACGGCATTGACCGCGGGAATCGAGAGGGCCACGATCGGAATCACCACAAAATACCTGGAACCTCCTCGCCCAGCGGTGGCCGCCTGGATGGTTCTGGTGACCGAAACGCGATCATGAAGACCTTCGGGAGACGGAAGGAAAGTGAGGCAATCGAAGGGAACCAAACGCAGAAGGGTGCGACCAAGAACACGAGGGAAACCGACCTTGGAGGACGTATCCCGTTCCACCACGATGCATTCGGTCAACATCTTTCCGGGAGTGGCGCCCCAAACGAATTCTGAAAGCACATAGTAGACCAGACCGGTGGCGACGAACAACGCGGACTTGAGCAGGAAATCCTCGTCGAAATCCAAATGACGCATTCCGTCCAGGACGCAATCGAGTTCCGCGACGATCCCGATCAAGGCGAGGTCGGCCACCAGGTTCACGAATCGCAGGGATCGACCGACCGGGGGGTGTTCGGGGAGCTCCGATTCATCATCGGCATCGACGACTGGATGGT
This DNA window, taken from Fibrobacterota bacterium, encodes the following:
- a CDS encoding RDD family protein, whose translation is MKMSLKVCLSLCSAAVLLAVQQISLLLVTSKEQWLGMGAVLAPLAILPMEKATEGLHPTAWAMVVLFLVAAYLIGRHGEREAKLARFSLAWIWILSLKGSLLSLGAVGVGAISGLAVFGFALLLFLPNVGWLIASYLLLREVGNARYHPVVDADDESELPEHPPVGRSLRFVNLVADLALIGIVAELDCVLDGMRHLDFDEDFLLKSALFVATGLVYYVLSEFVWGATPGKMLTECIVVERDTSSKVGFPRVLGRTLLRLVPFDCLTFLPSPEGLHDRVSVTRTIQAATAGRGGSRYFVVIPIVALSIPAVNAVNGFIEQRKADIEERDSMFRRAETLRQEIPGVRRGSILQLAEKSEDPESDRTFLMVDSLTEISIHGLVFTVDAGSGTSSKSLGRKFLAQRSKAKGIWIDRQLLQGGMIHTPGAEFQAETEGAELFQDSRRFYLEEITEPNRISMSTAEINKGKDGKQRLTLRAGGVPLVVNSLRVVGANLDWGKQFPLELCFGRDDDDCEAELELPRGWKLGKGEVVHAEVMSPLTHSVFQFEFQPGVETDGWVWRERD
- a CDS encoding biopolymer transporter ExbD, yielding MAGDAAAPRRPIAAINMTPLVDIMLVLLIIFLLVTQAVDSAAVPIRLPSASKAQSSAPTSVLVSLDPSGIVRLDGRAFDRPGLRRILTDLSRRDTALQVVLAADERLPYAKVMAVLDDVRGAGVRRYALKVRSGASP
- a CDS encoding MotA/TolQ/ExbB proton channel family protein; this encodes MALLVFLCGLVAWTGWIAHRRLRREERDPVRYEEVLVPAMSSDAGAKALLATLPETVAGRLTRMGLNSRELAPEALEQVLTACESSEQRKMERGLARLGTIGSNAPFIGLFGTVCGILDAFAALGRAGGGPQAVMTAIAEALVATAVGLFVAIPAIWVYNTLQVRAIELGARARELRILMVAASLDAASRSGNSGR
- a CDS encoding acetate uptake transporter, yielding MSNGTQGNPAVVGLAGFGLTTLMLQFHNLGLVPEIGAVVALGLVFGGVAQLIAGLQEKSMGNNFGYCAFTSYGAFWIALCLIWIFNKTGLFTTNDNEMGWFLVAWTLFSIILWVGSLKISKAMAFTFTTLVIGFILLDISKFVDHKFAFYAAIDLVFCALGAWYMMAAAILNPLYGRTILPVGKPVLA